In Coregonus clupeaformis isolate EN_2021a chromosome 15, ASM2061545v1, whole genome shotgun sequence, one genomic interval encodes:
- the LOC121566543 gene encoding tropomyosin alpha-1 chain isoform X3 — protein MAGLTSLEAVKRKIKTLQEQADGAEESAERLQKELGLERDARDSAEADVASLNRRIQLVEEELDRAQERLATALTKLEEAEKAADESERGMKVIENRASKDEEKMELQEIQLKEAKHIAEEADRKYEEVARKLVIIESDLERTEERAELSEGKCSELEEELKTVTNNLKSLEAQAEKYSQKEDKYEEEIKVLTDKLKEAETRAEFAERSVAKLEKTIDDLEDELYAQKLKYKAISEELDHALNDMTSI, from the exons ATGGCCGGGCTAACGTCGCTGGAAGCTgtaaaaaggaaaataaaaacaCTACAAGAGCAGGCAGACGGTGCAGAAGAGTCGGCAGAGAGGCTGCAGAAGGAACTGGGTCTGGAGAGGGATGCGAGGGATTCC GCTGAGGCTGATGTAGCTTCCCTGAACAGACGTATCCAGCTGGTTGAGGAGGAGTTGGATCGTGCTCAAGAGCGTCTGGCCACAGCTCTGACGAAGCTGGAGGAGGCTGAGAAGGCTGCTGATGAGAGCGAGAG AGGCATGAAGGTAATTGAAAACAGGGCATCGAAGGATGAAGAGAAgatggagctacaggagatccAGCTGAAGGAGGCCAAGCACATCGCTGAGGAGGCTGACAGGAAATACGAGGAG GTCGCCCGTAAGCTGGTCATCATTGAGAGTGATCTGGAACGTACAGAGGAGCGCGCTGAGCTGTCAGAAGG CAAATGCTCTGAGCTAGAGGAAGAGTTGAAGACAGTCACAAACAACCTGAAGTCTCTTGAGGCTCAGGCAGAGAAG TACTCACAGAAGGAGGACAAGTACGAGGAGGAGATCAAGGTTCTCACAGACAAACTAAAGGAG GCTGAGACCCGTGCTGAGTTCGCTGAGAGGTCCGTGGCCAAGCTTGAGAAGACCATTGATGATCTGGAGG ATGAGTTGTATGCACAGAAACTGAAGTACAAGGCCATCAGCGAGGAACTGGACCACGCCCTCAACGACATGACCTCCAT TTAA
- the LOC121566543 gene encoding tropomyosin alpha-1 chain isoform X5, whose translation MDAIKKKMQMLKLDKENALDRAEGAEGDKKAAEDKSKQLEDDLVALQKKLKGTEDELDKYSESLKDAQEKLELAEKKATDAEADVASLNRRIQLVEEELDRAQERLATALTKLEEAEKAADESERGMKVIENRASKDEEKMELQEIQLKEAKHIAEEADRKYEEVARKLVIIESDLERTEERAELSEGKCSELEEELKTVTNNLKSLEAQAEKYSQKEDKYEEEIKVLTDKLKEAETRAEFAERSVAKLEKTIDDLEDKLYQANDENFGMSQMLDQTLMDLNIM comes from the exons ATGGACGCCATCAAGAAGAAGATGCAGATGCTTAAGCTAGACAAGGAGAATGCCTTGGACAGAGCTGAGGGAGCTGAGGGAGACAAAAAGGCAGCGGAGGACAAGAGCAAACAG CTTGAGGATGACCTGGTAGCGCTGCAGAAGAAGCTGAAGGGAACAGAGGATGAGTTGGACAAGTACTCTGAGTCTCTTAAGGATGCCCAGGAGAAACTTGAACTCGCTGAGAAGAAAGCCACAGAT GCTGAGGCTGATGTAGCTTCCCTGAACAGACGTATCCAGCTGGTTGAGGAGGAGTTGGATCGTGCTCAAGAGCGTCTGGCCACAGCTCTGACGAAGCTGGAGGAGGCTGAGAAGGCTGCTGATGAGAGCGAGAG AGGCATGAAGGTAATTGAAAACAGGGCATCGAAGGATGAAGAGAAgatggagctacaggagatccAGCTGAAGGAGGCCAAGCACATCGCTGAGGAGGCTGACAGGAAATACGAGGAG GTCGCCCGTAAGCTGGTCATCATTGAGAGTGATCTGGAACGTACAGAGGAGCGCGCTGAGCTGTCAGAAGG CAAATGCTCTGAGCTAGAGGAAGAGTTGAAGACAGTCACAAACAACCTGAAGTCTCTTGAGGCTCAGGCAGAGAAG TACTCACAGAAGGAGGACAAGTACGAGGAGGAGATCAAGGTTCTCACAGACAAACTAAAGGAG GCTGAGACCCGTGCTGAGTTCGCTGAGAGGTCCGTGGCCAAGCTTGAGAAGACCATTGATGATCTGGAGG ACAAACTCTATCAGGCTAATGATGAGAACTTTGGCATGAGTCAAATGTTGGATCAGACACTCATGGACCTCAATATAATGTAA
- the LOC121566543 gene encoding tropomyosin alpha-4 chain isoform X6, whose product MAGLTSLEAVKRKIKTLQEQADGAEESAERLQKELGLERDARDSAEADVASLNRRIQLVEEELDRAQERLATALTKLEEAEKAADESERGMKVIENRASKDEEKMELQEIQLKEAKHIAEEADRKYEEVARKLVIIESDLERTEERAELSEGKCSELEEELKTVTNNLKSLEAQAEKYSQKEDKYEEEIKVLTDKLKEAETRAEFAERSVAKLEKTIDDLEDKLYQANDENFGMSQMLDQTLMDLNIM is encoded by the exons ATGGCCGGGCTAACGTCGCTGGAAGCTgtaaaaaggaaaataaaaacaCTACAAGAGCAGGCAGACGGTGCAGAAGAGTCGGCAGAGAGGCTGCAGAAGGAACTGGGTCTGGAGAGGGATGCGAGGGATTCC GCTGAGGCTGATGTAGCTTCCCTGAACAGACGTATCCAGCTGGTTGAGGAGGAGTTGGATCGTGCTCAAGAGCGTCTGGCCACAGCTCTGACGAAGCTGGAGGAGGCTGAGAAGGCTGCTGATGAGAGCGAGAG AGGCATGAAGGTAATTGAAAACAGGGCATCGAAGGATGAAGAGAAgatggagctacaggagatccAGCTGAAGGAGGCCAAGCACATCGCTGAGGAGGCTGACAGGAAATACGAGGAG GTCGCCCGTAAGCTGGTCATCATTGAGAGTGATCTGGAACGTACAGAGGAGCGCGCTGAGCTGTCAGAAGG CAAATGCTCTGAGCTAGAGGAAGAGTTGAAGACAGTCACAAACAACCTGAAGTCTCTTGAGGCTCAGGCAGAGAAG TACTCACAGAAGGAGGACAAGTACGAGGAGGAGATCAAGGTTCTCACAGACAAACTAAAGGAG GCTGAGACCCGTGCTGAGTTCGCTGAGAGGTCCGTGGCCAAGCTTGAGAAGACCATTGATGATCTGGAGG ACAAACTCTATCAGGCTAATGATGAGAACTTTGGCATGAGTCAAATGTTGGATCAGACACTCATGGACCTCAATATAATGTAA
- the LOC121566543 gene encoding tropomyosin alpha-4 chain isoform X4 yields the protein MAGLTSLEAVKRKIKTLQEQADGAEESAERLQKELGLERDARDSAEADVASLNRRIQLVEEELDRAQERLATALTKLEEAEKAADESERGMKVIENRASKDEEKMELQEIQLKEAKHIAEEADRKYEEVARKLVIIESDLERTEERAELSEGKCSELEEELKTVTNNLKSLEAQAEKYSQKEDKYEEEIKVLTDKLKEAETRAEFAERSVAKLEKTIDDLEDPLYRQLEKNRLLSNELRVVLNQD from the exons ATGGCCGGGCTAACGTCGCTGGAAGCTgtaaaaaggaaaataaaaacaCTACAAGAGCAGGCAGACGGTGCAGAAGAGTCGGCAGAGAGGCTGCAGAAGGAACTGGGTCTGGAGAGGGATGCGAGGGATTCC GCTGAGGCTGATGTAGCTTCCCTGAACAGACGTATCCAGCTGGTTGAGGAGGAGTTGGATCGTGCTCAAGAGCGTCTGGCCACAGCTCTGACGAAGCTGGAGGAGGCTGAGAAGGCTGCTGATGAGAGCGAGAG AGGCATGAAGGTAATTGAAAACAGGGCATCGAAGGATGAAGAGAAgatggagctacaggagatccAGCTGAAGGAGGCCAAGCACATCGCTGAGGAGGCTGACAGGAAATACGAGGAG GTCGCCCGTAAGCTGGTCATCATTGAGAGTGATCTGGAACGTACAGAGGAGCGCGCTGAGCTGTCAGAAGG CAAATGCTCTGAGCTAGAGGAAGAGTTGAAGACAGTCACAAACAACCTGAAGTCTCTTGAGGCTCAGGCAGAGAAG TACTCACAGAAGGAGGACAAGTACGAGGAGGAGATCAAGGTTCTCACAGACAAACTAAAGGAG GCTGAGACCCGTGCTGAGTTCGCTGAGAGGTCCGTGGCCAAGCTTGAGAAGACCATTGATGATCTGGAGG ACCCTCTGTACCGGCAGCTTGAGAAAAACCGCCTTCTTTCCAATGAACTGAGAGTGGTGTTAAATCAGGATTAA
- the LOC121566543 gene encoding tropomyosin alpha-1 chain isoform X1: MDAIKKKMQMLKLDKENALDRAEGAEGDKKAAEDKSKQLEDDLVALQKKLKGTEDELDKYSESLKDAQEKLELAEKKATDAEADVASLNRRIQLVEEELDRAQERLATALTKLEEAEKAADESERGMKVIENRASKDEEKMELQEIQLKEAKHIAEEADRKYEEVARKLVIIESDLERTEERAELSEGKCSELEEELKTVTNNLKSLEAQAEKYSQKEDKYEEEIKVLTDKLKEAETRAEFAERSVAKLEKTIDDLEDELYAQKLKYKAISEELDHALNDMTSI, translated from the exons ATGGACGCCATCAAGAAGAAGATGCAGATGCTTAAGCTAGACAAGGAGAATGCCTTGGACAGAGCTGAGGGAGCTGAGGGAGACAAAAAGGCAGCGGAGGACAAGAGCAAACAG CTTGAGGATGACCTGGTAGCGCTGCAGAAGAAGCTGAAGGGAACAGAGGATGAGTTGGACAAGTACTCTGAGTCTCTTAAGGATGCCCAGGAGAAACTTGAACTCGCTGAGAAGAAAGCCACAGAT GCTGAGGCTGATGTAGCTTCCCTGAACAGACGTATCCAGCTGGTTGAGGAGGAGTTGGATCGTGCTCAAGAGCGTCTGGCCACAGCTCTGACGAAGCTGGAGGAGGCTGAGAAGGCTGCTGATGAGAGCGAGAG AGGCATGAAGGTAATTGAAAACAGGGCATCGAAGGATGAAGAGAAgatggagctacaggagatccAGCTGAAGGAGGCCAAGCACATCGCTGAGGAGGCTGACAGGAAATACGAGGAG GTCGCCCGTAAGCTGGTCATCATTGAGAGTGATCTGGAACGTACAGAGGAGCGCGCTGAGCTGTCAGAAGG CAAATGCTCTGAGCTAGAGGAAGAGTTGAAGACAGTCACAAACAACCTGAAGTCTCTTGAGGCTCAGGCAGAGAAG TACTCACAGAAGGAGGACAAGTACGAGGAGGAGATCAAGGTTCTCACAGACAAACTAAAGGAG GCTGAGACCCGTGCTGAGTTCGCTGAGAGGTCCGTGGCCAAGCTTGAGAAGACCATTGATGATCTGGAGG ATGAGTTGTATGCACAGAAACTGAAGTACAAGGCCATCAGCGAGGAACTGGACCACGCCCTCAACGACATGACCTCCAT TTAA
- the LOC121566543 gene encoding tropomyosin alpha-1 chain isoform X2: MDAIKKKMQMLKLDKENALDRAEGAEGDKKAAEDKSKQLEDDLVALQKKLKGTEDELDKYSESLKDAQEKLELAEKKATDAEADVASLNRRIQLVEEELDRAQERLATALTKLEEAEKAADESERGMKVIENRASKDEEKMELQEIQLKEAKHIAEEADRKYEEVARKLVIIESDLERTEERAELSEGKCSELEEELKTVTNNLKSLEAQAEKYSQKEDKYEEEIKVLTDKLKEAETRAEFAERSVAKLEKTIDDLEDPLYRQLEKNRLLSNELRVVLNQD, encoded by the exons ATGGACGCCATCAAGAAGAAGATGCAGATGCTTAAGCTAGACAAGGAGAATGCCTTGGACAGAGCTGAGGGAGCTGAGGGAGACAAAAAGGCAGCGGAGGACAAGAGCAAACAG CTTGAGGATGACCTGGTAGCGCTGCAGAAGAAGCTGAAGGGAACAGAGGATGAGTTGGACAAGTACTCTGAGTCTCTTAAGGATGCCCAGGAGAAACTTGAACTCGCTGAGAAGAAAGCCACAGAT GCTGAGGCTGATGTAGCTTCCCTGAACAGACGTATCCAGCTGGTTGAGGAGGAGTTGGATCGTGCTCAAGAGCGTCTGGCCACAGCTCTGACGAAGCTGGAGGAGGCTGAGAAGGCTGCTGATGAGAGCGAGAG AGGCATGAAGGTAATTGAAAACAGGGCATCGAAGGATGAAGAGAAgatggagctacaggagatccAGCTGAAGGAGGCCAAGCACATCGCTGAGGAGGCTGACAGGAAATACGAGGAG GTCGCCCGTAAGCTGGTCATCATTGAGAGTGATCTGGAACGTACAGAGGAGCGCGCTGAGCTGTCAGAAGG CAAATGCTCTGAGCTAGAGGAAGAGTTGAAGACAGTCACAAACAACCTGAAGTCTCTTGAGGCTCAGGCAGAGAAG TACTCACAGAAGGAGGACAAGTACGAGGAGGAGATCAAGGTTCTCACAGACAAACTAAAGGAG GCTGAGACCCGTGCTGAGTTCGCTGAGAGGTCCGTGGCCAAGCTTGAGAAGACCATTGATGATCTGGAGG ACCCTCTGTACCGGCAGCTTGAGAAAAACCGCCTTCTTTCCAATGAACTGAGAGTGGTGTTAAATCAGGATTAA